The following are encoded in a window of Brevibacillus ruminantium genomic DNA:
- a CDS encoding response regulator — protein MFNLKAVIVDDERLSIHLLDSLLSRCEGMEVVGQFQNPFEALKQVKALSPDVVFLDIEMPQINGMELAEIVSHELPETDFVFVTGYDEYAVKAFELNAIDYVLKPVQSERLAKTIQRLRERKNGVIEQQAIQTGMIRCLQSLQIELAGQGPEKIRWRTAKAQELFSYLLYRREQLVRKEALLDLFWADVEWKKAFSQLYTTIYQIRKTLDLLRSGIQIKSLEDGYMLELINMKADVDVWETGLREAGEVTDESIKKHLELLELYRGHYLEDCDYGWAENERQRLRSLWYYQANEVAQHLVSVKDFTKASNVYHQMQKLHPEGEETYLELMKLYELMGKRDLVEAQYNSFVKMVKEHFDESVSPLVREWYKNWKET, from the coding sequence GTGTTTAACCTGAAAGCGGTTATCGTAGATGACGAACGCCTGTCAATACATCTGTTAGACAGTTTGCTAAGCCGTTGTGAGGGTATGGAAGTGGTCGGACAGTTTCAGAATCCTTTTGAAGCCCTGAAACAAGTAAAGGCGTTGTCACCGGATGTCGTTTTTCTGGACATAGAGATGCCGCAGATCAACGGGATGGAGCTGGCTGAAATCGTCTCGCACGAGCTTCCTGAAACCGATTTCGTCTTTGTCACGGGTTATGATGAATACGCTGTGAAGGCGTTTGAATTAAATGCGATTGATTACGTCCTGAAGCCTGTCCAAAGCGAAAGATTGGCCAAAACAATCCAGCGTTTACGAGAAAGAAAAAACGGAGTGATTGAACAGCAGGCTATCCAAACAGGGATGATCCGCTGCCTTCAGTCGCTCCAGATCGAGTTGGCCGGGCAGGGACCGGAGAAAATTCGCTGGCGTACGGCCAAGGCGCAGGAGCTGTTCTCCTATCTGCTTTACCGCCGGGAGCAGCTTGTGCGAAAAGAGGCGTTGCTCGACCTTTTCTGGGCGGATGTGGAATGGAAAAAAGCTTTTTCACAGCTGTATACAACGATTTACCAAATTCGCAAAACACTGGATCTACTGAGGAGCGGCATTCAAATCAAGAGCCTGGAAGACGGCTACATGCTGGAGTTGATCAACATGAAAGCCGATGTTGATGTGTGGGAAACCGGGCTGCGTGAGGCGGGGGAGGTCACGGATGAATCCATCAAAAAGCATCTGGAGCTTCTGGAGCTGTATAGGGGGCATTATCTGGAGGATTGCGATTATGGCTGGGCTGAAAACGAACGGCAGCGTCTGCGCTCTCTTTGGTATTATCAGGCCAATGAGGTTGCGCAGCATCTGGTTTCGGTCAAAGATTTTACGAAGGCCTCGAATGTCTATCATCAGATGCAAAAGCTTCATCCCGAAGGGGAAGAAACCTATCTGGAGCTGATGAAATTATACGAGCTTATGGGCAAGCGGGATTTGGTCGAGGCCCAATACAACAGTTTTGTCAAAATGGTCAAAGAGCATTTTGATGAATCGGTTTCCCCGCTGGTACGGGAATGGTACAAAAACTGGAAAGAAACCTAG
- a CDS encoding Ppx/GppA phosphatase family protein, which translates to MHNDMGVIDLGSNTARLVIYQQDAQGLVYELDNIKRGLRLSSHLQDGRLDPAGWEKTMACMRQFRDILAAHQVSKVIGVATAAVRQAENGGELIKSIEAETGITMRVLSGEEEARYGYLAVMHTMNLSEGITVDIGGGSTELTYFADRKLQHCVSFPFGIVTLTRLFLHQDPPAPGEVTSLRDFLITQFQTCDWLRDKACPVIAIGGTARNLAKMHQRSTGYSLGSLHHYQLSADTVQNILAATLSLPLEERKQLPGLSKDRADVILSGLSVFDTLLTLSGGKELIVSNKGLRDGVLYEAVWGPALPPDATAVRKRSIEQFMQRYRIDKKHAEHVRDLALSLFDQLVDGGILPYSDAERDFLEAAALLHDAGRSINVYEVSEHTFYLLSNVLLWGYTHRQRLLIAMIASYKNNKLLLQQVATHADILSKSDKGTAEKLGMLVQLARSLDRTMMQQIKQVQLEIGEKETLLHCYGTKPSLIEYDLLEETVQKAAKAWKKPVRVFVHSSLTHS; encoded by the coding sequence ATGCATAACGATATGGGAGTCATCGACCTTGGCTCCAACACAGCGCGGCTGGTTATCTACCAGCAGGATGCGCAAGGACTCGTATACGAATTGGATAATATCAAGCGAGGGCTGCGGCTGAGCAGTCATCTGCAGGACGGACGGCTGGACCCGGCCGGGTGGGAAAAAACCATGGCGTGCATGCGTCAGTTCCGCGATATTCTGGCAGCCCATCAGGTATCGAAGGTGATCGGCGTAGCCACCGCAGCGGTCAGACAAGCAGAAAACGGCGGCGAGCTGATCAAGTCCATCGAAGCAGAGACGGGCATTACCATGCGCGTATTGAGCGGCGAGGAAGAAGCCAGGTACGGCTATCTGGCTGTCATGCACACGATGAATCTGTCAGAAGGCATTACGGTAGATATTGGCGGAGGCAGCACCGAGCTTACCTACTTTGCTGATCGGAAATTGCAGCATTGCGTCAGCTTTCCCTTTGGCATCGTCACACTGACACGCCTCTTTCTCCATCAGGACCCGCCCGCACCCGGAGAAGTCACGTCCTTGCGGGATTTTCTGATCACGCAGTTTCAGACCTGCGACTGGCTTCGGGACAAAGCCTGCCCGGTTATCGCGATCGGCGGTACGGCGCGAAATCTGGCCAAGATGCATCAACGCAGCACGGGGTACTCTCTGGGCAGCCTGCATCATTATCAGCTGTCCGCAGATACCGTCCAAAACATCCTGGCTGCCACCCTCTCTCTGCCGTTGGAGGAGCGAAAACAACTGCCCGGTCTTTCCAAGGACAGAGCAGACGTCATCTTATCCGGGCTTTCGGTCTTTGACACCTTGCTTACCCTCTCCGGCGGCAAAGAACTGATTGTCAGCAATAAAGGCCTGAGAGACGGTGTTCTCTATGAGGCGGTATGGGGCCCTGCGCTTCCTCCCGATGCGACCGCTGTCAGGAAGCGCAGCATCGAACAGTTCATGCAGCGCTACAGGATCGACAAAAAGCATGCCGAGCATGTGCGAGACCTGGCTCTCTCCCTATTTGACCAGCTTGTGGACGGTGGCATTCTGCCGTATTCCGATGCCGAGCGGGATTTTCTGGAGGCAGCCGCTCTCCTGCATGATGCCGGACGCTCCATCAACGTCTATGAAGTCTCTGAGCATACCTTTTACCTGCTCTCCAATGTTTTATTATGGGGATACACACATCGTCAGCGGCTTCTCATCGCGATGATCGCCTCCTACAAAAACAATAAGCTGCTGCTACAGCAGGTCGCCACTCACGCTGATATCCTCAGCAAATCGGACAAGGGCACTGCTGAAAAGCTGGGCATGCTCGTCCAGCTTGCCCGCTCACTGGATCGTACGATGATGCAGCAAATCAAACAAGTCCAGCTCGAGATTGGAGAGAAGGAGACCCTCCTGCACTGCTATGGAACCAAGCCCTCTCTGATTGAGTACGATCTGTTGGAGGAGACGGTGCAAAAAGCGGCAAAGGCATGGAAAAAACCGGTCAGGGTGTTCGTCCACAGCAGCTTAACACACTCTTAA